The Petrotoga sibirica DSM 13575 DNA window TATTCGGTTAGCCATAGCACCTATTTAATTAAAAAGATTTTAAATATTTTCTATTAAAAAAATCTTTATTTAACCATACTTCTAGGTTGAAAGTAGCGGTTGTTGTTTATTCAGGTTACTATTTTTCTTTTTAATATTTTTTGCTGTATAATTGTTATGAACTCTCAGTTCTTGATTTTGTGATTTGTAATGATAGTTTTGTAATTTATAATGATAGTTAGGATTATATTTTTTCCCGTTCTTTACCAGCGAATATATTATTCTCAACTATCTTGAAGGCATTAGAAATTGGTTAAAATACGTAATTCAAAGTTTCAAAAAAGAGATTAAAATAATGACAGGAGGGTAGAGCTATGGAACAGAATAAGAAATTAAAACTTTTCATTAGCTATTCACATCATGATGAAAAGTCCTATATTGATCAATTTAAAAAGCATATTCACACACTGAAAGACAATGGGTTAATAGAGGATTGGTATGATCGAGAAATTTTAGCAGGGGAAGATTTTCAGAATAAAATTAATAATAATTTAGAGGATGCAGACATTATCTGCTTGTTTATCTCTAAAGAATTTCTTTCCTCGCCAAGCTGTAAGAAGGAAAAAGAGAAAGCCTTGGAATTGAGAAAAAAGAAAGGAATTTCAGTTATTCCAATTATTTTGTCTTCTTGTGAATGGTTGGATGAAGAAGATATTTCTAAATTACTTGCTTTGCCTGCTGACGGAAAACCTATTTCAAAGTTTGAAGATCCAGACGAAGCATGGCTTGGTGTTTACGAGGGATTAAAAAAGATAATTGAGAAAGAAATAAAATTCAAGAATTTAAAGATAACAGAAGAATTCGAAAGTTTTCTGCAGGATACAGAGATGTTAACCAACGCACATTCTGAAAAAGAAAGAGTTTTATTAGATGATATATTTATGCCCCCTGATTTAGATAAATTTAATGATTTAGGAGAACATGAAGAGATAAGCTCAGAAGAATTATTTAAAAAGCTTTTAGATTATCCAAGAATTGTTATAGCAGGAGAAAATCAATCGGGCAAAACATCGCTATGTAAAGTGATGTTTAAGGAATTACGAAAGAGGAATTTTGTTCCTGTATATATATCTGATGAAAAGGATCAATTTAGAGGACGCATAGAAAATAAAATATTGGAGTCATTTCATAAACAATATGATGATGACGGGTTTGATATAAATGAAATTGATAAAGAACGAATAATCCCAATAATAGACGATTTCCATTTTGCTAAGAATAAAGAAAAACATGTTAAAGATTTATCTGTATATCCTCGCTGTATCCTCATTGTCGATGATATCTTTAGTTTAAACATTGAAGATGAAAAACTTCTAGCCTCATTTACTCGTTTTAAAATAAGCGAATTTAAACCAACTTTGAGAAATGAATTAATTAAAAAATGGAGGAGATTAACAGATAAAGAAATTAGAGATATTGATTACAGGGATATTGACAGAACTACAGAACTTATAGATTCAACTTTAGGAGAGACAATTGGTAAAAAGATTATGCCCGCATATCCGTTTTTTATTTTATCTGCTATAGTTACTTATGAAACTTTGGCAATTCCACTTAATCAGGAGATAACTTCCCAGGGCTATTGTTATGAGGCTTTTATATACTTTTATCTGAGAAAGCAGGGCGTAAGAAATGATGAAATTGATACATATATGAATTTCTTAACAGAACTTGCCTTCTATTTTTACAAAGAAAAGAAGTATGAACTATTTCCAGATGACTTCACCTCATTTATGAAGTTGTATTTGGAGAAATATAATCTCCCAATAGACCAAAAAATTTTACTTAAAAACTTAAGTCTAATAGTTTCAACAGATAGTTTTAATAATTACTCATTTCGATATCCCTATCTTTATTACTTTTTTGTAGCCAAGTATCTCGCTGATCATCTTGAAAATGAAGGGATAAAGGAAGAGATAGAGAAAATAATGAACAATCTTCACGTAAATGAAAATGCTTATATTGCGGTTTTCATGTCTCATCATTCTAAAAATATCGGAATTTTATGCACAGTTGAACGTAATGTGCGAGGTTTATTTGACAAATATGAACCCGCAACATTGATAAAAGATGAAGTTAAGTTTTTTGATGAGCAAGTAGACAAAATTATTGAACCATCTTTGCCATCTGTTGATACAACACCTGAAACGGAAAGAAAGAAAAGATTAAGAACGCAAGATAAGCTGGAGCTATCTCAAAACGCTGAAGAACAAGAAAATAGCGATAAAGAGGATTCTTTAGGAAGAGATTTAAGAAGAGCTATCAAAACTGTAGAAGTCATGGGAACTATTATCAAAAATCGAGCAGGCTCATTAGAAAAAACGAAACTGGAAGAGATATTTTTGGATGGGATGAATCTTCATTTGAGAATTTTATCTAGTTTCTTTGATTTAATAAAAGATAAAGAAGGACAGGAGGCTATAATTGATTTTATATCAGTGAGGTTAAAAAAGATTATAAAAGAAAGTGATGAAAAGAAAAAGGAATTAAATAGAGAAGATTTGAAAAAAATGGCAAGAATGATTTTTTGGAATCTAAACTTCTTTATTGTGTACGGTTTTATTAATAAGATTGTCCATTCTTTGGGTTCCGATAAATTGATTAAAGTTGAGGAGGAAGTTTGCGATGAAGTAGGCACCCCGGTATCTTTTTTAGTAAAACATGGAATTTTAATGTGGTACAATAAAAATTTACAAGTTAATGAACTTGCGGTAAGGATCAAAGAAAAGGATTTTTCTAAATTGGCAGAAAGAGTATCGAAATTAATGGTCGTTGATTATTGTTCTTTACATCCAATTGATTATAAAGATAGACAACGAATAGAAAACAAATTGAGAATTTCCACAAAAAAACTATTAACAAGAGGTTATAAAGGATCATAATAAAATTCATATTATAACAAGCTGATCCTTTCTACTAATTATTGAATCCTAT harbors:
- a CDS encoding TIR domain-containing protein is translated as MEQNKKLKLFISYSHHDEKSYIDQFKKHIHTLKDNGLIEDWYDREILAGEDFQNKINNNLEDADIICLFISKEFLSSPSCKKEKEKALELRKKKGISVIPIILSSCEWLDEEDISKLLALPADGKPISKFEDPDEAWLGVYEGLKKIIEKEIKFKNLKITEEFESFLQDTEMLTNAHSEKERVLLDDIFMPPDLDKFNDLGEHEEISSEELFKKLLDYPRIVIAGENQSGKTSLCKVMFKELRKRNFVPVYISDEKDQFRGRIENKILESFHKQYDDDGFDINEIDKERIIPIIDDFHFAKNKEKHVKDLSVYPRCILIVDDIFSLNIEDEKLLASFTRFKISEFKPTLRNELIKKWRRLTDKEIRDIDYRDIDRTTELIDSTLGETIGKKIMPAYPFFILSAIVTYETLAIPLNQEITSQGYCYEAFIYFYLRKQGVRNDEIDTYMNFLTELAFYFYKEKKYELFPDDFTSFMKLYLEKYNLPIDQKILLKNLSLIVSTDSFNNYSFRYPYLYYFFVAKYLADHLENEGIKEEIEKIMNNLHVNENAYIAVFMSHHSKNIGILCTVERNVRGLFDKYEPATLIKDEVKFFDEQVDKIIEPSLPSVDTTPETERKKRLRTQDKLELSQNAEEQENSDKEDSLGRDLRRAIKTVEVMGTIIKNRAGSLEKTKLEEIFLDGMNLHLRILSSFFDLIKDKEGQEAIIDFISVRLKKIIKESDEKKKELNREDLKKMARMIFWNLNFFIVYGFINKIVHSLGSDKLIKVEEEVCDEVGTPVSFLVKHGILMWYNKNLQVNELAVRIKEKDFSKLAERVSKLMVVDYCSLHPIDYKDRQRIENKLRISTKKLLTRGYKGS